One genomic window of Cupriavidus sp. P-10 includes the following:
- a CDS encoding DUF6519 domain-containing protein — protein MSTIDLSRQATDPRKHYAGVRMQQGRVLTDDDFNEAAALDAEELRRTRVHAIGAYGSPDSGFLPANFGAVGGKVNFTLTPGHLYIGGLRVEMSAAEQFLLQKDWLNFDPAVDAPAAPANGVTRRDLVWIECWQQPVTAVEDSELFEVALGGPDTSTRWRTMRRIYLEKGVAQGDCAGAWTALAGTFANLGTLNGEMELVTNARMSVSFTAPPVTGDLCSPPQAGGYLGAENQAIRVQLVDATHYTWGYDNAAPLYRVQLSAQGGQLLRLTLVNQPRDAVHWPIKGQVVELLPWSAALSNGERAAEVAGHLCKVAVSYNPDDHTLVLDTPVPPTFGAQWQARADKAEFFNGMAEQNFLYLRVWNRGDDLASPAAIPIANGDLGQTGLKVTFSGGPLRPADHWIIAARPAAPEVVVPWMLALAGGAPSHGIRRFRAPLALLEWTTVGGVTTATVVHDCRPPFQPLTRIRGCCSVTVGDGMQSFGLYTSVQAAVDALPSSGGTVCILPGRYVEAVRIGGRHNVTLHGCGPQSRIVAPDKDGPGSTAVLIDGCSDVAIETLALEGGNEAVVHVRRSAVVRVASCLIQARDRREGFSPWPAVFVEADMVEIEDNIIEPVRELTPQVLERIFHKLAAPVQIAMSARGGLQLAGGCEHVRVAGNVIAGGAGNGITLGSIRRIDEHHPEGDDVPDIDVDDPCAPCDPTDSGTPPDDGRPVRYVSAGDLYDILIEDNVITRHGANGIAVVRFFGLSASTGLVLVAVHGLRILDNTITRCLRRGVAQAPSKTQLFMGYGGISLALATGLEIEHNLIAGNGRDWFSPVCGVFVLACTGLCVEHNHITANGERNDEPVGGAQPGIRAGVHVWLALGVQPPAAPSKNSTARAAAAPRVSRDTLQLRVHANRIEQPLGRALFMLGAGAMEITDNRLVSEGTGEPATDPVASTVLVGNAGVSREWTRGLLMALVILLYVTLTKQGNAATAALVCNISRQSRFMPGLWPRLPTGKLMFNDNQVSFLMADAPRGLDLSSTLLISLDDVAACDNQFEYHTQQRLVMADLLAWGTTVRTSDNRLAETWGRAVRSLMSLALLNTAADNQSTHCITAMGLRRAVTHNLVLAEAFCDNACGDHARVLSQVALGVQSSMQHP, from the coding sequence ATGTCCACCATCGACCTGTCGCGCCAGGCGACCGATCCTCGCAAGCACTATGCCGGCGTGCGTATGCAGCAGGGGCGGGTACTGACCGACGACGACTTCAACGAGGCGGCAGCGCTCGATGCGGAAGAGTTGCGCCGAACGCGCGTGCATGCGATCGGCGCCTACGGCAGCCCCGATAGCGGATTCCTGCCAGCCAACTTCGGCGCCGTCGGCGGCAAAGTCAACTTCACGCTGACGCCGGGGCATCTCTATATCGGCGGGCTGCGGGTGGAGATGAGTGCCGCCGAGCAATTCCTGCTGCAAAAGGACTGGCTCAACTTCGACCCGGCGGTCGATGCGCCAGCCGCCCCAGCCAACGGCGTCACTCGCCGCGACCTGGTGTGGATCGAGTGCTGGCAGCAGCCGGTGACCGCGGTGGAAGACAGCGAACTGTTCGAGGTGGCGCTGGGCGGGCCCGACACCTCGACCCGCTGGCGCACGATGCGCCGCATCTACCTTGAAAAAGGCGTGGCCCAGGGCGACTGCGCGGGCGCCTGGACGGCGCTGGCCGGAACCTTCGCCAACCTCGGCACGCTCAACGGCGAAATGGAGCTGGTCACCAATGCGCGCATGAGCGTGAGCTTCACCGCGCCGCCGGTGACCGGCGATCTGTGTTCGCCGCCGCAGGCCGGCGGCTACCTGGGCGCCGAGAACCAGGCCATCCGCGTGCAACTGGTCGACGCGACGCACTACACCTGGGGCTACGACAACGCGGCGCCGCTGTACCGTGTGCAGCTGAGCGCCCAGGGCGGGCAGCTGCTCAGGCTCACGCTGGTGAACCAGCCGCGCGACGCGGTGCACTGGCCGATCAAGGGCCAGGTGGTGGAACTGCTGCCATGGTCGGCCGCGCTGTCGAACGGCGAACGCGCGGCCGAGGTGGCAGGGCATCTGTGCAAGGTCGCGGTTAGCTACAACCCCGACGACCACACGCTGGTACTGGACACACCGGTGCCCCCGACGTTCGGCGCGCAGTGGCAGGCCCGGGCCGACAAGGCCGAGTTCTTCAACGGCATGGCCGAGCAGAACTTCCTCTACCTGCGCGTATGGAACCGTGGCGACGACCTCGCGTCGCCCGCGGCCATCCCCATCGCCAACGGCGACCTCGGCCAGACCGGCCTCAAAGTCACGTTCAGCGGTGGCCCGCTGCGTCCGGCCGACCACTGGATCATCGCCGCGCGGCCGGCCGCACCCGAGGTGGTGGTGCCCTGGATGCTGGCGCTGGCCGGGGGCGCGCCGTCGCACGGCATCCGGCGCTTTCGCGCACCGCTCGCGCTGCTCGAATGGACCACCGTTGGCGGCGTGACCACTGCGACAGTGGTCCACGACTGCCGCCCGCCGTTCCAGCCGCTCACCCGCATCCGCGGCTGCTGCAGCGTGACGGTGGGCGACGGCATGCAGAGCTTCGGCTTGTACACGTCGGTGCAGGCCGCGGTCGATGCGCTGCCTTCTTCCGGCGGGACGGTGTGCATCCTGCCGGGCCGCTATGTGGAGGCGGTGCGCATCGGCGGTCGGCACAACGTCACGCTGCACGGCTGCGGCCCGCAGTCGCGCATCGTCGCCCCGGACAAGGACGGCCCGGGTTCGACGGCGGTCCTGATCGACGGCTGCAGCGACGTGGCCATCGAGACGCTGGCGCTGGAGGGTGGCAACGAGGCCGTGGTACACGTGCGCCGAAGCGCCGTCGTGCGCGTGGCCTCCTGCCTGATCCAGGCGCGCGACCGGCGCGAGGGATTCTCGCCCTGGCCAGCCGTGTTCGTCGAGGCCGATATGGTGGAGATCGAGGACAACATCATCGAGCCGGTGCGCGAGCTGACGCCGCAGGTGCTGGAGCGCATCTTCCACAAGCTGGCCGCGCCTGTGCAGATCGCGATGTCCGCGCGCGGCGGCTTGCAACTCGCCGGCGGTTGCGAACACGTGCGCGTGGCGGGCAACGTGATCGCGGGCGGCGCCGGCAACGGCATCACGCTGGGCAGCATCCGCCGCATCGACGAACACCACCCCGAAGGCGACGACGTGCCCGACATCGACGTGGACGATCCCTGCGCACCCTGCGACCCCACCGACAGCGGCACGCCGCCAGACGACGGACGCCCTGTGCGCTACGTGTCGGCGGGGGACCTGTACGACATCCTGATCGAAGACAACGTGATCACGCGCCACGGCGCCAACGGCATCGCGGTGGTGCGCTTCTTCGGACTGTCGGCCAGCACTGGCCTGGTGCTGGTGGCGGTGCACGGCCTGCGCATCCTGGACAACACGATCACGCGCTGCCTGCGCCGGGGCGTGGCCCAGGCGCCGTCGAAGACCCAGCTCTTCATGGGCTACGGCGGGATTTCGCTGGCGCTGGCGACCGGGCTGGAGATCGAGCACAACCTGATCGCGGGCAACGGGCGCGACTGGTTCAGCCCGGTGTGCGGCGTCTTCGTGCTCGCCTGCACGGGCCTGTGCGTGGAACACAACCACATCACCGCCAACGGCGAGCGCAACGACGAGCCGGTGGGCGGCGCCCAGCCCGGCATCCGCGCCGGGGTGCACGTCTGGCTGGCGCTGGGCGTGCAGCCGCCCGCGGCGCCTTCGAAGAACAGTACCGCGCGGGCGGCTGCCGCGCCGCGCGTGAGCCGCGACACGCTGCAGCTGCGCGTGCATGCCAATCGCATCGAGCAGCCGCTGGGGCGCGCGCTGTTCATGCTGGGCGCGGGAGCGATGGAGATCACCGACAACCGGCTGGTGAGCGAAGGCACCGGCGAGCCGGCGACCGATCCGGTCGCAAGCACCGTGCTGGTAGGCAACGCCGGCGTCAGCCGCGAGTGGACGCGCGGCCTGCTGATGGCGCTCGTCATCCTGCTCTACGTGACGCTTACCAAGCAGGGAAATGCGGCGACGGCCGCCCTGGTCTGCAACATCTCGCGGCAGTCCCGCTTCATGCCCGGCCTGTGGCCGCGGCTGCCGACCGGCAAGCTGATGTTTAACGACAACCAGGTCTCCTTCCTCATGGCCGACGCGCCGCGCGGGCTGGACCTGTCGTCCACGCTGCTCATCTCCCTGGATGACGTGGCGGCCTGCGACAACCAGTTCGAGTACCACACGCAGCAGCGACTGGTGATGGCCGACCTGCTGGCCTGGGGCACTACCGTGCGCACCAGCGACAACCGGCTGGCCGAAACCTGGGGCCGGGCGGTGCGCTCGCTGATGAGCCTGGCTCTGCTTAACACCGCGGCCGACAACCAGTCCACGCATTGCATCACGGCGATGGGGCTGCGGCGCGCGGTGACCCATAATTTGGTACTGGCCGAAGCCTTCTGCGACAATGCTTGCGGCGACCACGCCCGCGTGTTGAGCCAGGTCGCGCTCGGCGTGCAGAGCTCGATGCAGCATCCCTGA
- a CDS encoding carboxypeptidase regulatory-like domain-containing protein, with amino-acid sequence MPTRDTRSSGRFSEARASEQARVEEAAHVGGMAGAFARALDLGPQVLALQQALVAGMAQSQQREAERLAARHGMDDERVDSALERAARFGELAGAAAAGGEVAGRLAQTFQYEGVFHGYVTDVDGTPMSGHTIRLELHGDGGSGRAQRGSAKTDADGYFRIELGARREAAHADAAPLTRWLQALAEDLEQEKQAASAEAAPAAPAGATEAQASAASSVQVVAPNGRVVFEDPCPPTFEPLPSEFRYYVLADAKATASRTGRGVRRGG; translated from the coding sequence ATGCCCACCAGAGACACCCGAAGCAGCGGCCGGTTCAGCGAGGCGCGCGCGAGCGAACAGGCCCGGGTGGAGGAAGCAGCCCACGTGGGCGGGATGGCAGGCGCCTTCGCCCGCGCCCTCGACCTTGGGCCGCAGGTGCTGGCGTTGCAGCAAGCGCTGGTGGCCGGGATGGCGCAGTCGCAGCAGCGCGAGGCAGAACGGCTGGCGGCGCGGCATGGCATGGACGACGAGCGGGTCGACAGCGCGCTAGAGCGCGCGGCCCGCTTCGGCGAGTTGGCCGGCGCGGCGGCGGCCGGTGGCGAAGTGGCGGGCCGGCTCGCGCAGACTTTCCAGTACGAAGGCGTCTTCCACGGCTATGTGACCGACGTCGACGGTACGCCCATGTCGGGCCACACAATCCGGCTGGAACTGCATGGCGACGGCGGCTCGGGGCGCGCCCAGCGCGGGAGCGCGAAGACCGACGCCGACGGCTACTTCCGCATCGAGCTCGGCGCTCGACGCGAGGCAGCGCATGCGGATGCCGCTCCGCTGACACGCTGGTTGCAGGCACTGGCCGAAGACCTGGAACAGGAAAAACAGGCTGCGTCCGCCGAAGCAGCCCCCGCAGCCCCCGCAGGCGCCACGGAAGCGCAGGCGAGCGCAGCCTCTTCGGTCCAGGTGGTCGCACCGAACGGCCGCGTTGTGTTCGAGGACCCGTGCCCGCCGACCTTCGAGCCGCTGCCTTCGGAGTTCCGCTACTACGTGCTGGCCGATGCCAAGGCCACGGCCAGCAGGACAGGACGCGGGGTGCGGCGGGGCGGTTAG
- a CDS encoding FG-GAP repeat domain-containing protein: MKMSFHAASTAMKRRFLRKAFRQHCFTLKFLGASAKSLFQSIALLAASLCFAYAQSSSYTFVGVADWDRDRHQDILARDGSGVLWIYPGMSVRGYSTAQRVEIGNGWNGYSFAGITDWDRDGHQDIIAKDINGALWLYPGASKRGYSEAERVEIGNGWGGYTFVGVADWDRDGHKDIVARDSGGVLWLYPGMSSRGYSSVQRVEIGNGWAGYVFAGITDWDRDGHQDIIARDSSGSLWLYPGLSVRGYSQTARIQIGNGWNAYVFSRLLGDWDHDGHKDILAKDGNGKLWLYPGASARGYSQAQRVEIGNGW, encoded by the coding sequence ATGAAGATGTCATTTCATGCGGCAAGCACGGCCATGAAGCGTCGGTTTTTACGGAAAGCCTTTCGCCAGCATTGCTTCACCTTGAAGTTTCTAGGAGCTTCGGCCAAGAGTTTGTTCCAGAGTATTGCATTGCTGGCAGCGAGCCTATGCTTTGCCTATGCACAAAGCAGCAGTTACACATTCGTCGGTGTGGCCGATTGGGATCGCGACAGACACCAAGACATTCTTGCCAGGGATGGCAGTGGTGTTCTGTGGATTTACCCGGGAATGAGCGTCCGCGGCTATAGCACGGCCCAGCGTGTCGAGATCGGCAACGGCTGGAATGGCTACAGTTTTGCGGGTATTACAGACTGGGACCGCGATGGGCATCAGGACATCATTGCGAAGGACATCAACGGTGCCTTGTGGCTCTACCCTGGCGCAAGTAAGCGCGGCTACAGCGAAGCTGAACGTGTGGAAATAGGGAATGGTTGGGGCGGCTATACCTTCGTGGGTGTCGCGGATTGGGACCGCGACGGTCACAAGGATATTGTGGCAAGAGATTCCGGTGGAGTGCTGTGGCTATATCCGGGCATGAGTTCGCGTGGATACAGTTCGGTGCAGCGCGTGGAAATTGGAAATGGCTGGGCTGGCTATGTATTTGCTGGTATCACCGACTGGGATCGCGACGGTCATCAAGACATCATCGCTAGGGATAGCAGTGGTTCCCTTTGGCTTTATCCCGGTCTGAGTGTGCGCGGCTACAGCCAAACAGCTCGAATTCAGATCGGCAACGGCTGGAATGCATATGTTTTTTCAAGGCTGCTCGGAGATTGGGACCACGACGGGCACAAAGACATCTTGGCCAAGGACGGGAACGGCAAGCTCTGGCTTTATCCCGGCGCAAGCGCGCGAGGGTACAGTCAGGCACAGCGCGTAGAAATTGGCAATGGATGGTAG
- the phaZ gene encoding polyhydroxyalkanoate depolymerase, which yields MLYQIFEYQRTMMKAWADESARALVSPLSPLAYLPAAGNFAACWENLHRLSTACEEPTFGITAIFRNGCVVPVVEQIVSESPFCRLRRFEATAAVEYNDGQQTIPAVLVCAPLAGHHAVMLRDVVQSLLQEHIVYVTDWSNARNVPVTDGSFHLDDYVVHVQRFISQIDVSPLHVLAICQATVPALGAIALLASRDEKTPSSLTLIGGPIDARRSPTAIGRLASSQSIQWFRRNLVHPVPHPYAGAGRQVCPSFLQLSGLAAAQASPLWGLCEGYWANLARGDAERANVHWQALLDYSAVLDLAAEFYLDTVRTVFQEFQIAFGTWQVRGQAVRPQDIRSTALLTIEGELDDISGRGQTHAAHDLCQGLSSRDKRLVTIDDCTHYDLFRGPTWRTDVFPSVREMTRDYM from the coding sequence ATGCTCTACCAGATTTTTGAATATCAGCGGACCATGATGAAAGCGTGGGCAGATGAATCTGCCCGAGCCTTGGTCAGCCCCCTTAGTCCACTTGCATACCTTCCGGCAGCGGGGAACTTTGCCGCATGCTGGGAAAACCTTCATCGTCTGAGCACGGCCTGCGAAGAACCCACGTTTGGCATTACAGCCATCTTTCGTAACGGCTGTGTTGTTCCCGTGGTCGAGCAAATCGTCTCGGAAAGCCCGTTCTGCCGCCTGCGGCGCTTTGAAGCTACCGCAGCCGTTGAGTATAACGACGGGCAGCAAACGATTCCGGCGGTCCTTGTCTGTGCGCCTCTTGCCGGCCATCATGCCGTCATGCTTCGCGATGTGGTGCAATCGCTGCTGCAGGAGCACATTGTCTATGTCACCGATTGGAGCAATGCGCGCAACGTTCCGGTGACCGATGGCTCATTTCATTTGGACGACTATGTCGTTCACGTTCAGCGCTTTATCAGTCAGATCGACGTGTCACCGCTGCATGTGCTTGCCATTTGCCAGGCCACGGTGCCCGCTCTGGGCGCCATCGCGCTGTTGGCAAGCCGCGATGAAAAGACGCCAAGCAGCCTGACTCTCATCGGCGGCCCGATTGACGCACGTCGCAGCCCCACCGCAATTGGACGCCTTGCCTCGAGCCAATCTATCCAGTGGTTTCGACGCAATCTGGTTCACCCAGTACCGCATCCCTATGCAGGAGCTGGACGTCAGGTCTGTCCGAGTTTCCTGCAACTCTCCGGCCTTGCCGCTGCGCAGGCCTCACCGCTGTGGGGTCTATGTGAGGGTTACTGGGCGAATCTTGCGCGTGGCGATGCCGAGCGTGCCAATGTACATTGGCAAGCATTGCTGGACTACAGCGCGGTGCTCGACCTGGCCGCCGAGTTCTATCTCGACACGGTTCGGACCGTGTTTCAGGAGTTTCAGATCGCCTTTGGCACCTGGCAAGTGCGAGGCCAGGCCGTCCGCCCCCAGGACATCCGTTCCACAGCGTTGCTTACCATCGAAGGCGAGCTCGACGACATATCCGGCCGCGGGCAGACCCACGCCGCGCATGACCTGTGCCAAGGCCTATCCTCGCGCGACAAGCGACTCGTCACGATTGACGACTGCACGCACTACGACTTGTTCCGTGGACCAACCTGGCGCACTGACGTTTTTCCCAGTGTTCGCGAGATGACACGAGACTACATGTAA